The following coding sequences lie in one Leptospira selangorensis genomic window:
- the batA gene encoding VWA domain-containing protein BatA has product MTEWESPYYLFLIIPIWVWTFYSYWIKEPALGIELRIPGKVQSTTFSLKRFLSSMAPLIRPIVLTLFVIAVAGPGKRYRFLPDETKGVDIILALDVSGSMSKSRDFLPETRLGVSKKLLKEFIRKRENDRLGLVVFAGGAYLQSPLTSDREVLEEILSQAEEETVPEQGTAIGDALILSCYRLRRSPAKSKVIVLITDGASNTGRIDPVTATEIAKGVGVKIYSIGIGKEDQSYEVNFEILDILSKRTGGVFYRAEDISELREVLASIDSLEKDLLVLPPEEVRESESLIFLTYALALLGLDLLVRSWVFRYYV; this is encoded by the coding sequence ATGACGGAATGGGAGTCTCCATATTATCTTTTTCTAATTATCCCGATCTGGGTCTGGACTTTTTATTCTTATTGGATAAAGGAGCCTGCATTAGGGATAGAACTTAGGATCCCAGGAAAGGTTCAATCTACAACGTTCTCCTTAAAACGATTTTTATCTTCTATGGCGCCTTTAATCCGCCCGATTGTATTGACATTGTTCGTGATTGCGGTTGCAGGCCCCGGAAAAAGATATAGATTCCTTCCGGATGAGACCAAGGGAGTGGATATCATTTTGGCATTGGACGTCTCCGGTTCCATGTCTAAGAGTAGGGATTTTTTACCGGAGACCCGTTTGGGAGTTTCTAAAAAATTACTCAAAGAGTTTATTAGAAAAAGAGAAAATGATCGTTTAGGTCTAGTCGTATTTGCCGGAGGAGCTTATCTACAATCTCCTTTGACAAGCGATCGAGAAGTATTAGAAGAGATATTAAGCCAAGCGGAAGAAGAAACAGTTCCAGAACAAGGAACTGCTATTGGAGATGCACTTATCCTCTCCTGTTATAGATTGCGTAGGTCTCCTGCAAAATCAAAGGTGATTGTGCTTATAACGGACGGTGCCTCAAATACCGGGCGTATAGATCCGGTGACTGCGACCGAGATCGCGAAAGGTGTAGGAGTTAAAATTTATTCCATAGGCATAGGAAAGGAAGACCAATCTTACGAAGTAAATTTTGAAATTTTGGATATACTTTCGAAAAGAACGGGAGGAGTATTTTATAGGGCGGAAGATATAAGCGAGTTAAGAGAGGTTTTAGCTTCCATCGACTCTTTGGAAAAAGATCTTTTGGTCCTCCCTCCGGAAGAAGTTAGAGAATCAGAGTCTTTAATTTTTCTGACCTATGCACTTGCGTTATTAGGTTTGGATCTACTTGTCCGATCTTGGGTGTTTCGGTATTACGTATGA
- the batC gene encoding TPR repeat-containing protein BatC, with translation MIRISKKVAPALLVLFSLWGRDVYSFELDPGGNRIKEGKNSYEQGDYKNSLERYKEADPYFPEDPRLEFNRGDSEYKSGNLDRAIRHFEKSADSKDPTLRAQSHFNLGNSYLKLGDRKKAAEHYLRSLKENPNLESAKKNLEWLRKLPPPEGKEGSENKENTSEEKEDKSSSSKQGSKGKEKAEKQSKSGTGKDQKDKNKSKMEDELDRIMESMDLDSVKRRSPGSRNKEVFW, from the coding sequence TTGATCCGAATTTCTAAAAAAGTCGCTCCTGCTTTATTAGTTCTGTTCTCACTTTGGGGAAGAGATGTTTACTCTTTCGAATTAGATCCAGGCGGAAATCGGATCAAGGAAGGCAAAAATTCCTACGAACAAGGTGATTATAAAAATTCTTTAGAAAGATATAAAGAAGCGGATCCGTATTTTCCGGAAGATCCTAGATTGGAATTCAACCGGGGAGACTCCGAATACAAATCCGGAAATTTAGATAGAGCAATACGTCATTTCGAAAAGTCGGCAGATTCAAAGGACCCGACTTTAAGAGCGCAATCTCATTTTAATTTAGGAAATTCTTATCTAAAGTTAGGAGATCGTAAAAAAGCAGCTGAACATTATCTTAGATCTTTAAAAGAAAATCCTAATTTAGAATCCGCCAAAAAGAATTTAGAATGGTTGCGTAAGCTCCCTCCTCCGGAAGGAAAAGAAGGTTCGGAGAATAAAGAAAATACATCCGAGGAAAAAGAAGATAAGTCTTCTTCATCTAAACAGGGTTCCAAAGGAAAAGAAAAAGCGGAGAAACAATCCAAGTCCGGGACAGGAAAGGATCAGAAAGATAAAAACAAATCTAAGATGGAAGATGAATTGGATCGAATCATGGAATCCATGGATTTGGATTCGGTAAAAAGAAGAAGTCCAGGTTCTCGGAATAAAGAGGTATTCTGGTGA
- a CDS encoding BatD family protein, producing the protein MKRFLLLLLLGVFPLFAQGSKFYLSQTRADLGDAVFIILETEGGAQVRLIEKEFNGQGIKAVYWGTEENTTIVNFKVYRKKLIKYRLTVSAPGRFSVPEIEIEVDGQKVESGMMALEISPRSSTANKSSGFFSNRYFFSEETEGPEDGDLKVLFRTNKDQVWVGEPILGFFTLYYRNAIRPYIDRDFSSSIEFPYFRSEALSGINLLIPEQVIYEGLEFETAVYNKETFILTPLRKGEYSLGSTVFHLEGRQQSFFHMRSIKTVPSKIFVKDLPSPSPSEFKGAIGNFKIGLEEYPKAAFLGEPFQFKLTISGNGNLSSIKDPLLSVCDPSCYPEITYLQTRQQRDFRELGPGEFGFYLNHSYHYSVLPKKEGVWKPEDLKFTFFNPGSGRYESVSLRFPGLEIGPPRPKQEITAEDTGNKGGPFLLVSILLSFVFIGTGAFTVLTLRKKYQAEAILKRLDLWIGSKRGFVLKHSMMTKGLPEEEASLLAGWKSDTAPLTETYKSLGPSSKATLIRISNWLSDKLKEEGSE; encoded by the coding sequence GTGAAACGATTCCTTCTTCTTTTATTATTGGGAGTTTTTCCATTATTCGCACAAGGCTCCAAATTTTATCTTAGTCAAACTAGAGCAGATCTTGGAGACGCGGTATTTATCATTTTAGAAACGGAAGGTGGTGCCCAGGTCCGTTTAATAGAAAAGGAATTTAATGGCCAAGGTATAAAAGCGGTTTATTGGGGAACCGAAGAGAATACCACCATAGTAAACTTCAAAGTATATCGTAAAAAACTAATTAAGTACAGGCTAACAGTTTCTGCTCCAGGACGCTTTTCAGTTCCGGAAATAGAGATAGAAGTAGACGGACAAAAAGTAGAGTCAGGAATGATGGCCTTGGAAATTTCTCCCAGAAGTTCCACGGCTAACAAGTCTTCCGGATTTTTTTCCAATCGTTACTTTTTCAGCGAAGAAACGGAAGGACCTGAAGATGGAGACTTAAAGGTATTATTCAGGACAAACAAAGACCAGGTCTGGGTAGGGGAGCCAATTTTAGGATTTTTCACTCTATATTACAGAAACGCGATACGTCCTTATATAGACCGGGATTTTTCCAGCTCTATCGAATTTCCTTATTTCAGGAGTGAGGCCCTTTCAGGGATCAATCTTTTGATACCGGAACAGGTGATTTACGAAGGATTAGAATTCGAGACTGCGGTTTATAATAAGGAAACCTTTATCCTGACACCATTGAGAAAAGGGGAGTATTCTTTAGGCTCTACCGTATTTCATTTGGAAGGAAGACAACAATCGTTCTTTCATATGAGAAGTATTAAGACTGTCCCGAGTAAAATTTTCGTAAAGGATCTACCTTCTCCTTCTCCCTCCGAGTTTAAAGGTGCGATCGGTAATTTTAAAATAGGTTTAGAAGAATACCCAAAGGCCGCATTTTTAGGGGAACCGTTCCAGTTTAAGCTCACTATTTCAGGGAATGGAAATTTATCTTCTATTAAAGATCCTTTATTAAGTGTATGCGATCCTAGTTGTTATCCCGAGATTACATATTTGCAAACAAGACAGCAAAGAGATTTCAGGGAGCTTGGTCCGGGAGAATTCGGATTTTATCTAAATCATTCTTATCATTATTCTGTTCTTCCTAAAAAAGAAGGTGTCTGGAAACCGGAAGATCTGAAATTTACTTTTTTTAATCCGGGTTCCGGAAGATATGAATCGGTTTCTCTTCGTTTTCCAGGCTTGGAAATTGGACCTCCTAGACCGAAACAGGAGATAACCGCAGAAGATACCGGAAACAAGGGAGGACCTTTTCTATTAGTTTCCATTCTTCTTTCTTTCGTATTTATTGGAACCGGTGCATTTACTGTTTTGACACTGCGTAAGAAGTATCAAGCTGAAGCAATATTGAAACGGCTTGACCTCTGGATAGGTTCCAAAAGAGGTTTTGTTTTGAAACATTCTATGATGACCAAGGGATTACCCGAGGAAGAAGCAAGTCTTCTCGCAGGTTGGAAGTCCGACACGGCCCCATTGACCGAAACCTATAAAAGTTTGGGACCTTCTTCCAAGGCTACTCTAATTAGGATCTCGAATTGGTTGTCTGATAAATTGAAAGAGGAGGGATCCGAATGA
- the htpG gene encoding molecular chaperone HtpG: protein MSEEVKGRISVETENIFPIIKKWLYSEKDIFLRELVSNACDAIAKLRKISLNEEFEGGTDYRIDLDFDQEARILTIQDNGIGMTDEEVNRYINQIAFSGAEEFVKKYQSEGDKPEIIGHFGLGFYSSFMVSSKVKIETKSYKKGSVPVVWESESGTEFSLKQGDRSERGTKISLYLDGDSGEYLDSWKLKELVRKYCDFLPVPIYVKEEKANKQTPLWSEQPSSVKKEQYDEFYQYLFPFAGEPLFHVHLNVDYPFRLQGILYFPRLKHELDANRMGIKLYCNHVFVSDEAKELVPQFLTVLQGTLDIPDLPLNVSRSYLQNDPLVKKISSHIVKKVSDKLQEEWTKNPEEFRKNWDEISLFVKYGMMTDEKFYESAKDLIFFRSSNGDLTKLEEYVERNKEKNSGKVYYAGEAELSSVYMDLLKSQGLEALLVDSRIDNHFLQFLEGKNPDWKFQRVDSELADQVLDKDASPDLADQDNKTTEDRLKEIFTKAIAREGVEIKTEALKSEDIPSVILLPEHLRRLAEMGQMYGQKPGDFLKNHTLLLNRQSKLVKNILGLSKSIHPEKAEKLARSVYDLALLGAKLVGEDELSDLIRRQRDLLEDLSSD from the coding sequence ATGAGCGAAGAAGTAAAAGGTAGGATTTCCGTAGAAACGGAAAATATTTTCCCTATCATTAAAAAATGGTTATATTCTGAAAAAGATATATTTTTGAGAGAGTTGGTTTCCAACGCGTGTGATGCGATCGCTAAACTTAGAAAAATCTCCTTGAATGAAGAATTCGAAGGTGGGACCGACTATCGGATCGATTTGGACTTCGACCAAGAAGCCAGGATCTTAACAATTCAAGATAACGGGATCGGGATGACCGACGAAGAAGTGAACCGTTATATCAACCAGATCGCATTTTCCGGTGCAGAAGAATTCGTAAAAAAATACCAATCGGAAGGGGATAAACCTGAGATCATAGGCCATTTCGGTTTAGGGTTCTATTCCAGCTTTATGGTTTCTTCTAAGGTAAAAATAGAAACCAAATCGTATAAGAAGGGAAGTGTTCCCGTCGTTTGGGAAAGTGAATCGGGTACTGAGTTTTCCCTAAAACAGGGTGATAGATCCGAAAGAGGGACCAAGATCAGTTTGTATTTGGACGGAGACTCCGGAGAATATTTAGATTCTTGGAAACTGAAAGAGTTGGTTCGTAAATATTGCGACTTTCTACCTGTTCCGATTTATGTAAAAGAGGAAAAGGCGAATAAGCAGACCCCATTATGGAGTGAACAACCTTCTTCCGTAAAAAAAGAACAGTATGATGAGTTCTATCAGTATCTATTTCCTTTTGCAGGAGAACCACTGTTTCATGTTCACTTAAATGTGGATTATCCTTTTAGACTACAAGGGATCCTGTATTTTCCAAGACTCAAACATGAGTTAGATGCGAATCGAATGGGGATCAAACTCTATTGTAATCATGTGTTTGTATCGGATGAAGCTAAAGAGTTAGTTCCTCAATTTTTAACCGTTCTTCAGGGAACTCTGGACATCCCGGATCTTCCTCTGAATGTTTCCAGATCTTATCTACAAAATGATCCTTTGGTAAAAAAGATCTCTTCTCATATCGTCAAAAAAGTTTCGGACAAACTACAAGAAGAATGGACCAAAAACCCCGAAGAATTCCGTAAGAACTGGGATGAAATCTCCCTATTCGTTAAGTACGGAATGATGACGGATGAGAAATTTTACGAGTCCGCAAAAGATCTGATCTTTTTCCGATCATCTAACGGTGATTTAACGAAACTGGAAGAATATGTAGAAAGAAATAAAGAAAAGAACTCAGGCAAAGTATATTATGCGGGAGAAGCTGAACTTTCTTCCGTGTATATGGACCTTCTTAAATCCCAGGGACTGGAAGCTTTACTTGTAGATTCCCGTATAGACAATCATTTCCTGCAGTTTTTAGAAGGCAAAAATCCGGATTGGAAATTCCAAAGAGTGGATTCTGAACTGGCCGATCAAGTTTTAGATAAGGATGCAAGTCCCGATCTTGCGGACCAAGATAACAAAACTACTGAAGATAGACTTAAGGAAATTTTCACTAAGGCCATTGCTAGAGAAGGTGTGGAGATCAAAACGGAGGCGTTAAAATCCGAGGATATTCCTTCGGTGATTTTATTGCCCGAACACCTGAGACGTTTGGCGGAGATGGGCCAGATGTACGGCCAAAAGCCCGGGGATTTCCTGAAGAATCATACTCTTCTTCTGAACCGCCAATCTAAATTGGTCAAAAACATACTTGGTCTTTCTAAAAGTATTCATCCGGAGAAGGCGGAAAAATTGGCCCGTTCTGTGTACGATCTGGCTTTGTTAGGTGCTAAGCTGGTTGGGGAAGATGAATTGAGCGATCTGATCCGCCGCCAAAGGGATCTACTGGAAGATCTTTCCTCGGATTAA
- a CDS encoding PhoX family protein: MKVSRSDFLKYMGKGMLALTAVRTLDLFSEPTKQPSKKVHSTHTTSPKTKKEISSKIPGSNFKPLKPNTQDDLILAAGFTYDLIAVYGDKINSKGDTFGYAADFNCFFQFPNDPNSALLWTNHEYLNELEYYVTGYDYNQKGPNNRTPEQIEKYLYSLGGSVIGLHKSKGTWVLDPESKYGRRINGRSEFQLKGPVAGSEAISGKTKVYGTFANCSGGQTLWNTVLSCEENYEMVVEDCKLEDSKEYGWIIEIDPFDPSSTPIKHTALGRFSHENAALTLSPSGKLVVYMGDDSKDQCVYKFVSDKNYDPKKGKSNSELLDEGTLYVGNFEKCVWVPLDLEKNPNLKNAKDKEGNPKFKTQADILVSCRDAAKTAGGTPMDRPEDLEVHPLDKSVFVSFTNNDSHGNFYGQIVRIKEENSDAESVRFEFEVFVAGGGKSGFSSPDNLAFDSSGNLWMVTDMTTRLLGKSIFKKFGNNGMFFIPTSGEDSGKAFQFASAPIGAELTGPWFTPDEEFLFLSVQHPGEDTRDYDLPTSRWPGRTKGDMPRPGVVSIRRA; encoded by the coding sequence ATGAAGGTATCTAGATCCGACTTTTTGAAATATATGGGAAAAGGAATGCTTGCTTTGACTGCAGTCCGGACTTTGGATCTGTTCTCGGAACCGACAAAACAACCTTCTAAAAAAGTTCATTCTACACATACTACTTCTCCAAAAACAAAAAAGGAGATTTCTTCCAAAATCCCAGGAAGTAATTTTAAACCTCTAAAACCTAACACTCAGGACGATCTGATCTTAGCGGCCGGTTTTACATACGATCTTATCGCAGTCTATGGAGATAAGATCAATTCTAAGGGAGATACTTTCGGTTACGCCGCTGATTTTAACTGCTTCTTCCAATTCCCGAATGATCCAAACTCGGCTCTCCTTTGGACCAATCACGAGTATTTAAACGAATTAGAATATTATGTAACCGGTTATGATTATAACCAAAAAGGTCCGAATAATAGAACACCCGAACAGATCGAAAAATATCTATACTCGTTAGGCGGTTCAGTGATCGGACTACATAAATCTAAGGGGACTTGGGTATTAGATCCGGAATCTAAATACGGAAGAAGGATAAACGGAAGGTCGGAATTCCAACTTAAAGGCCCTGTGGCAGGCTCTGAAGCTATCTCGGGTAAAACAAAAGTGTATGGGACATTTGCAAATTGTTCCGGTGGGCAAACATTATGGAATACTGTCCTTTCCTGCGAAGAAAATTATGAAATGGTGGTAGAAGACTGTAAGCTGGAAGACTCTAAAGAATACGGTTGGATCATAGAAATAGATCCTTTTGATCCTTCTTCCACACCGATAAAACATACTGCACTCGGAAGATTTTCACATGAGAATGCAGCATTAACTCTTTCTCCTTCCGGAAAGTTAGTCGTGTATATGGGAGACGATTCCAAGGATCAATGTGTTTATAAATTTGTCTCCGACAAAAATTACGATCCTAAAAAAGGAAAATCGAATTCAGAACTTTTGGATGAAGGGACTTTATACGTAGGTAATTTCGAAAAATGTGTATGGGTTCCATTAGATCTGGAAAAAAATCCGAATCTTAAAAATGCAAAAGATAAAGAAGGAAATCCTAAATTTAAGACCCAAGCGGATATCTTGGTATCATGTAGAGATGCTGCAAAAACCGCAGGCGGGACCCCGATGGATAGACCGGAAGATCTGGAAGTCCATCCATTAGATAAATCTGTTTTTGTATCTTTTACCAATAATGATTCTCATGGGAATTTTTACGGGCAGATAGTTCGTATCAAAGAAGAAAATTCCGATGCCGAATCTGTTCGTTTCGAGTTCGAAGTTTTTGTCGCTGGGGGAGGGAAGAGTGGATTTTCTTCTCCCGATAATTTGGCTTTTGATTCTTCCGGAAATCTATGGATGGTGACCGATATGACAACTCGTTTGCTTGGTAAATCCATCTTCAAAAAATTCGGGAATAACGGTATGTTCTTTATACCTACAAGCGGAGAAGATTCTGGAAAAGCATTCCAATTTGCTTCTGCCCCGATCGGAGCCGAGCTCACTGGGCCATGGTTTACACCCGACGAAGAATTTTTATTCTTATCCGTGCAACATCCAGGAGAAGATACCAGAGATTATGATCTTCCTACAAGCCGTTGGCCTGGAAGAACGAAGGGTGATATGCCTAGACCAGGAGTGGTCTCGATTAGGAGAGCTTAG
- a CDS encoding STAS domain-containing protein — protein sequence MDSLKILEQDAGKEIRVYLVSGRLDESTFPLFKEKVLDVSHANNTVLNLSDLKYVSSSGIRAIFELKNRLTSEGKKLLLTEAGEKVIQIFNLLGLWKPFAHFEKEEDAIAACLKN from the coding sequence ATGGATAGTTTGAAAATTCTAGAACAGGATGCCGGCAAAGAGATCAGAGTGTATTTGGTTTCCGGCCGACTAGACGAATCCACCTTCCCTCTATTTAAGGAAAAAGTATTGGATGTAAGTCATGCAAACAATACTGTCCTGAACTTATCCGATCTTAAATATGTTTCCAGTTCCGGAATTCGTGCAATCTTCGAATTAAAGAACAGACTTACTAGCGAAGGCAAAAAACTTCTACTTACCGAAGCAGGAGAGAAGGTTATACAGATCTTTAATCTATTAGGTCTTTGGAAACCTTTTGCACATTTCGAAAAAGAAGAAGACGCAATCGCTGCTTGTCTTAAAAACTAA